In a single window of the Elusimicrobiota bacterium genome:
- a CDS encoding NYN domain-containing protein, translated as MNAGLVLGNYAFIDSQNLNLSIRSQGWKLDFRRYLVYLKDKYNVSKAFIFIGYLESNNDLYTALRRFGYTLIFKPALYLPNGQIKGNVDAELVLHAMIEYHNYEKAVIVTGDGDFWCLLEYLVQNNKLLKLMIPDKNKYSSLLRKFADWSVYMNSLQKKLELR; from the coding sequence ATGAATGCGGGGTTGGTGTTGGGTAATTATGCGTTTATTGATAGTCAAAATTTAAACTTATCAATTCGTTCTCAGGGTTGGAAACTTGATTTCCGGCGATATTTGGTTTATCTAAAGGATAAATATAATGTCTCCAAAGCTTTTATATTTATTGGATATTTAGAGAGTAATAATGATTTATATACTGCGTTAAGAAGATTTGGGTATACGTTAATTTTTAAACCTGCCTTATATCTTCCGAACGGGCAAATAAAAGGGAATGTTGACGCAGAACTTGTTCTCCATGCCATGATAGAATATCATAACTATGAAAAAGCAGTTATTGTTACTGGCGACGGCGATTTCTGGTGTTTATTAGAATACCTTGTGCAAAACAATAAATTGTTGAAGTTGATGATTCCGGATAAAAACAAGTATTCGTCGTTACTACGTAAATTCGCAGATTGGTCAGTTTATATGAACTCATTACAAAAAAAGTTGGAATTGCGATAA
- a CDS encoding Tat pathway signal protein — protein MKPAEMIWAYLIHISYNMWCDCDAPELNKMSFAKYSPSLRCDDSLWNDVTSELSKTGMNMLIIDLGDGIKYESHPEIAVENAWPVEKLKTELIRLRKLGLEPIPKLNFSTCHDAWLGKYSRMVSTDIYYGVCKDLIDEVVSIFGNPRFFHLGMDEETAAHQKYHKYALVRQYDLWWDDLYFYIAQLEKHNVRPWVWADYIWHYEDVFLNKMPKTVLQSNWYYGLDFGDTIPPAVKAYNILEKHKYDQVPTGSNYYIGKEENFVKTVDYCKNAISQQYLKGFMQSVWRPTLEPTRDRHFNGIECMVDAKKRFL, from the coding sequence ATGAAACCTGCTGAAATGATATGGGCATACTTGATACATATAAGCTATAACATGTGGTGCGACTGTGATGCTCCGGAACTTAATAAAATGAGTTTTGCGAAGTACAGTCCTTCCCTGCGTTGCGATGATAGTTTGTGGAATGATGTTACCTCGGAGCTTTCAAAAACTGGGATGAATATGTTGATCATCGACCTTGGGGATGGGATTAAGTATGAAAGCCATCCTGAGATCGCAGTGGAAAACGCGTGGCCCGTAGAGAAACTTAAAACTGAACTTATACGGTTGCGTAAACTAGGCCTTGAACCCATACCTAAACTAAACTTTTCTACCTGCCACGATGCGTGGCTTGGGAAGTATTCACGGATGGTATCGACAGACATCTACTACGGTGTATGTAAAGACCTTATCGACGAAGTAGTAAGTATTTTTGGTAACCCTCGGTTTTTTCATCTTGGGATGGATGAAGAAACTGCTGCTCATCAGAAGTATCATAAATACGCGCTTGTGAGGCAGTACGATTTATGGTGGGACGATTTGTATTTCTATATCGCGCAGCTTGAGAAACATAATGTTCGGCCTTGGGTGTGGGCCGATTATATCTGGCATTACGAAGATGTATTCTTAAATAAAATGCCGAAAACTGTGTTACAAAGCAACTGGTATTACGGGTTAGACTTCGGGGATACTATTCCACCCGCAGTGAAAGCGTATAACATACTTGAGAAACATAAGTACGACCAGGTACCCACGGGAAGTAATTATTATATCGGGAAAGAAGAAAATTTTGTTAAGACCGTGGATTACTGCAAAAACGCTATCTCACAGCAGTACTTAAAAGGATTTATGCAATCTGTCTGGAGGCCGACACTGGAACCTACCCGTGATCGGCATTTCAACGGGATCGAATGTATGGTAGATGCTAAGAAACGGTTTTTATAA
- a CDS encoding GIY-YIG nuclease family protein: protein MIMRTKQDIIDAIQQTAKENDGKPLGISRFTKETGITSYEWKQYWPRFGDAQKEAGFIPNQLTGAYPDEFLIKKLINVMHKLKKFPTNDELRIERYNDINLPSWQVCFYKYGSKKELARKIFEYCTTKNGYDDIIGMCKPILEKSNAVDDIDNSNVNQKLGEVYLFKSGRYYKIGKTNDSVRRGSEIRIQLPERTNLIHSIKTVDPSGVEAYWHKRFEAKRMQGEWFDLSSADVKEFKRWKRIA from the coding sequence ATGATTATGCGAACAAAACAAGATATTATTGATGCAATACAGCAAACTGCGAAAGAGAATGATGGTAAGCCATTAGGTATCAGTAGATTTACAAAAGAAACAGGTATAACTAGCTATGAATGGAAACAATATTGGCCTAGGTTTGGCGATGCGCAAAAGGAAGCCGGGTTTATTCCAAACCAACTTACGGGTGCTTACCCTGACGAATTTCTAATTAAAAAACTAATTAATGTTATGCATAAATTAAAAAAATTCCCAACTAATGATGAGCTTCGCATAGAAAGATACAATGACATTAATCTTCCAAGTTGGCAAGTCTGCTTTTATAAATATGGTTCAAAGAAAGAACTTGCGAGAAAAATATTTGAATATTGTACAACTAAAAACGGTTATGACGATATTATTGGAATGTGCAAACCAATTCTTGAAAAATCCAATGCAGTAGATGATATCGATAATTCAAATGTCAATCAGAAATTGGGTGAAGTATATCTTTTTAAGTCAGGCCGATATTACAAAATTGGAAAAACCAATGATTCTGTAAGGCGTGGAAGTGAAATCCGGATTCAACTACCCGAAAGGACGAACTTAATTCACTCAATCAAGACTGTTGACCCAAGTGGTGTTGAAGCATACTGGCATAAACGTTTTGAAGCGAAAAGAATGCAGGGAGAATGGTTTGATTTAAGTTCTGCTGATGTAAAAGAATTTAAACGTTGGAAACGAATAGCCTAA
- a CDS encoding phosphodiester glycosidase family protein, with product MIILLLVFLLCFPSTAHSAWTQIAPGIDYQKFTVTGPNIIFVSRMLRSQANLKLGAMIGTGEIRSGAETVSKMVTRYEDTINHKGERYHIIAAINGGYFLSNGTVKDGMMLDGTYIDRIDYWAGGQRSFIYNHDKTMFVDHISSGTQLLYTSSGKVTFADNSTATISNQNTVRSTNQLILYTCHYDTATFTGIYGTEVIVGNVTTPLRANTEVSGIVKEVRLSGKSSAPIPYDGFVLSGHGTASTLLSTKCHIGDTIKIKLSITPSTTYHAGNDFSNVDFITGGYGWILRNGNISDSQLSPNPQPRTVIAWNDTYIYFVVNDGRTSISIGMTLQQISQFLINSLQAKEAMNCDGGGSSTFWLDGSMRNDPSDTTGERNVGNGLMMAYVTTDKSSKFVTGDIIVSTANTRLYLGPGTNFGYLGYTSSSTNSTILTHPINGIYTKGIYWWKIKYSSLEGWVPEYMLKLFSAPAAVPDTPTGLTGVALSSTSVQISWTDNSDNETGFKVERKPENGLYTEVVVISSNTVRYNNNGLSSSSTYYYRVYAYNITGNSGYSNEIKLVALPPSNATENPPLTPTGLTGIVLSSTAAQVSWTDNSDNETNFRLERKRIDQNNYQEIAVISSNTASYIDSGLTAGTTYSYRVKAVNGSASSAYSNETVLLVNSISGEDTVPPYNPTWTRCWNNSTRDIEFNNGTSENITSMPYFEWGDAIDMDTGVSGYTIYWGTNSTADPGYNQDIPHTTVNSYEITESMTANLPYYLRICTWDIANNRSGSKTLFKLKYDTVNPIINKITLNTSTFSPDGDGQQDSISVAYTLNEDCYVTIKILDSNKNVVKVIESDNLKPAGINSFEWDGNNSTGQLVSDDSYSYNINLFDLANNQGTTYSGTFEKQAASGEELRPKEKVLLIGNTNSGNKILFKGIQNTNVKINIFTLSGIKIRELSNSDNWDGTNDSGSYVPSGIYIYQYQYKDKKFQGTITVVR from the coding sequence ATGATAATACTATTACTAGTATTCCTTCTATGTTTCCCTTCGACAGCACACTCTGCATGGACGCAAATCGCTCCTGGGATTGACTACCAAAAATTTACAGTCACCGGGCCTAATATAATATTTGTTTCCCGTATGCTCCGAAGCCAGGCTAATCTTAAATTAGGCGCGATGATTGGCACCGGCGAGATACGTTCCGGTGCAGAAACTGTAAGTAAAATGGTCACACGGTATGAAGATACTATTAACCATAAAGGAGAACGGTACCATATCATCGCAGCTATAAATGGCGGTTATTTCTTAAGTAACGGGACTGTTAAAGACGGTATGATGTTAGATGGTACATATATCGACCGTATTGATTACTGGGCAGGCGGACAGCGTTCCTTTATATATAACCACGACAAAACAATGTTTGTTGACCATATAAGTAGCGGAACACAGTTATTATACACATCCTCCGGGAAAGTAACGTTTGCGGATAATTCTACTGCAACAATCAGTAACCAAAACACAGTCCGTTCTACAAACCAGCTAATACTATATACATGCCATTACGATACTGCAACTTTTACGGGTATTTATGGAACTGAAGTAATCGTAGGTAATGTCACCACACCCCTTCGTGCAAACACGGAAGTTTCCGGTATAGTTAAAGAAGTCCGGCTATCAGGAAAAAGTTCTGCTCCTATACCATACGACGGGTTCGTTTTATCAGGCCACGGAACTGCCAGTACGTTGTTAAGCACAAAATGCCATATCGGTGATACGATAAAGATAAAACTTAGTATAACTCCCTCAACAACATATCATGCCGGGAACGATTTCTCTAACGTAGATTTCATCACGGGCGGGTATGGCTGGATACTGCGTAACGGAAATATCAGTGATTCCCAGTTGAGCCCAAATCCTCAACCACGCACCGTAATCGCGTGGAACGATACTTATATTTACTTTGTAGTCAATGACGGGAGAACATCTATCAGCATAGGCATGACATTACAACAAATATCGCAGTTTTTAATCAATTCATTACAGGCGAAAGAAGCGATGAACTGCGATGGCGGCGGATCCTCAACTTTTTGGCTGGACGGCTCGATGCGTAACGACCCTTCGGACACTACGGGTGAACGTAATGTCGGTAATGGCCTGATGATGGCTTATGTAACTACTGATAAATCCAGTAAATTTGTGACCGGCGATATTATCGTCAGTACCGCCAATACACGGCTGTACCTTGGCCCGGGTACAAATTTCGGGTATCTTGGCTATACTTCCAGCAGTACAAACTCTACTATTTTAACTCATCCTATTAACGGTATATATACCAAAGGCATTTATTGGTGGAAAATTAAATATAGCTCTTTGGAAGGATGGGTACCGGAATACATGCTAAAACTTTTCTCAGCACCTGCTGCAGTACCTGATACTCCAACCGGATTGACCGGTGTAGCATTATCATCAACCTCAGTACAAATATCGTGGACCGATAATTCTGATAACGAGACAGGGTTCAAGGTTGAACGTAAACCGGAAAACGGATTATATACCGAAGTTGTAGTAATAAGCAGCAATACCGTGAGATACAATAATAACGGTTTATCTTCCTCCTCTACTTATTACTATCGCGTATATGCCTATAATATAACAGGAAACTCGGGGTATAGCAATGAGATCAAGCTCGTTGCTCTGCCTCCCAGTAACGCCACTGAGAATCCGCCGTTAACTCCTACCGGTTTGACTGGAATCGTACTATCATCAACTGCAGCGCAAGTTTCATGGACTGATAATTCTGATAATGAAACCAACTTCCGGCTGGAACGTAAACGTATTGATCAGAACAATTACCAAGAAATTGCTGTGATCAGCAGTAACACTGCAAGTTATATTGACTCGGGCTTGACTGCCGGAACAACATATTCATACCGGGTAAAAGCAGTAAACGGTTCTGCATCTTCCGCCTATAGTAATGAAACGGTTTTATTGGTAAACTCAATCTCCGGTGAAGACACTGTACCGCCGTATAACCCTACCTGGACCCGCTGCTGGAATAACAGTACCAGAGACATTGAGTTTAATAATGGAACCAGCGAGAACATTACTTCTATGCCATATTTTGAATGGGGTGACGCGATTGATATGGATACAGGGGTTAGCGGATATACTATTTACTGGGGTACAAACAGTACCGCAGACCCGGGATATAATCAGGATATCCCGCACACAACTGTAAACAGTTATGAAATAACTGAAAGTATGACAGCTAACTTACCATACTATTTACGTATCTGTACATGGGATATTGCAAATAACCGTTCAGGCTCTAAAACATTATTCAAATTAAAGTATGATACTGTTAACCCGATAATCAACAAAATTACGCTTAATACATCAACCTTCAGCCCGGACGGCGATGGGCAACAAGATAGTATTTCTGTGGCATACACTTTAAACGAGGATTGTTATGTCACCATAAAAATTCTGGACTCCAACAAAAACGTTGTAAAGGTTATTGAATCTGACAATTTAAAACCCGCAGGTATAAACAGTTTTGAATGGGACGGGAATAACAGTACAGGTCAATTAGTCAGTGATGACAGTTATTCATACAATATTAACCTTTTCGACCTTGCTAATAACCAGGGAACAACTTATTCCGGCACTTTCGAAAAACAAGCAGCGAGCGGAGAAGAATTGCGCCCGAAAGAAAAAGTTCTGCTAATCGGTAATACGAACAGTGGAAACAAAATATTATTCAAAGGCATTCAGAACACTAATGTCAAAATAAACATCTTCACATTATCGGGAATTAAAATTAGGGAATTAAGCAATTCTGACAACTGGGATGGAACAAACGACAGCGGATCTTATGTCCCAAGCGGTATTTATATTTATCAATATCAATACAAAGATAAAAAGTTTCAGGGAACCATTACAGTTGTCCGATAA